From a single Ascaphus truei isolate aAscTru1 chromosome 2, aAscTru1.hap1, whole genome shotgun sequence genomic region:
- the RBM24 gene encoding RNA-binding protein 24 isoform X3, with the protein MADRASAERACKDPNPIIDGRKANVNLAYLGAKPRIMQPGFAFGVQQIHPALIQRPFGIPAHYVYPHAFVQPGVVIPHVQQAAAAASTSPYIDYTSAAYAQYAAAAASAAAYDQYPYAASPAATGYLTTAGYGYAVQQPLTAAVPGTAAAAAAAFGQYQPQQLQADRMQ; encoded by the exons ATGGCTGACAGAGCTTCTGCGGAAAGGGCTTGCAAAGATCCAAATCCAATTATTGATGGCAGAAAAGCCAATGTGAACCTGGCATACCTGGGAGCAAAGCCGCGAATAATGCAGCCAG GTTTTGCATTTGGCGTTCAGCAGATTCATCCAGCACTTATACAAAGGCCTTTTGG AATTCCTGCACATTATGTTTATCCACATGCTTTTGTGCAGCCAGGAGTTGTAATTCCACATGTCCAacaagctgctgctgctgcatccaCCAGCCCATACATTGACTACACCAGTGCTGCCTATGCACAGTATGCTGCTGCCGCCGCCTCTGCTGCCGCCTATGATCAGTACCCATATGCAGCCTCCCCAGCTGCAACAGGATACCTCACCACTGCAGGTTATGGTTACGCAGTCCAGCAGCCACTCACTGCTGCAGTACCAGGGacagctgctgctgcagctgcagcCTTTGGCCAGTACCAGCCACAGCAGCTGCAGGCTGACCGCATGCAATAG
- the RBM24 gene encoding RNA-binding protein 24 isoform X1: MTEFGKVQSSGSPDRMSLQFSPTANAGRLRVFKKVNTNKSLLISKIKVTMADRASAERACKDPNPIIDGRKANVNLAYLGAKPRIMQPGFAFGVQQIHPALIQRPFGIPAHYVYPHAFVQPGVVIPHVQQAAAAASTSPYIDYTSAAYAQYAAAAASAAAYDQYPYAASPAATGYLTTAGYGYAVQQPLTAAVPGTAAAAAAAFGQYQPQQLQADRMQ; the protein is encoded by the exons ATGACTGAGTTTGGCAAAGTGCAATCTTCTGGAAGTCCAGACAGGATGAGTTTGCAGTTCTCCCCCACAGCCAATGCAGGCCGCTTGCGTGTTTTTAAGAAGGTCAACACAAACAAGTCTTTGCTCATCTCAAAAATAAAA GTCACCATGGCTGACAGAGCTTCTGCGGAAAGGGCTTGCAAAGATCCAAATCCAATTATTGATGGCAGAAAAGCCAATGTGAACCTGGCATACCTGGGAGCAAAGCCGCGAATAATGCAGCCAG GTTTTGCATTTGGCGTTCAGCAGATTCATCCAGCACTTATACAAAGGCCTTTTGG AATTCCTGCACATTATGTTTATCCACATGCTTTTGTGCAGCCAGGAGTTGTAATTCCACATGTCCAacaagctgctgctgctgcatccaCCAGCCCATACATTGACTACACCAGTGCTGCCTATGCACAGTATGCTGCTGCCGCCGCCTCTGCTGCCGCCTATGATCAGTACCCATATGCAGCCTCCCCAGCTGCAACAGGATACCTCACCACTGCAGGTTATGGTTACGCAGTCCAGCAGCCACTCACTGCTGCAGTACCAGGGacagctgctgctgcagctgcagcCTTTGGCCAGTACCAGCCACAGCAGCTGCAGGCTGACCGCATGCAATAG